A genome region from Triticum aestivum cultivar Chinese Spring chromosome 2B, IWGSC CS RefSeq v2.1, whole genome shotgun sequence includes the following:
- the LOC123043441 gene encoding aspartic proteinase nepenthesin-1 yields the protein MNMKACLSMLTYLVFLTFLFSWPATSAALRAHLSHIDSGRGFTKRELLHRMVVRSRARAVNLCPYSRTNAHPATAPVGRVNTDVNSEYLIHLSIGAPRSQPVTLTLDTGSDVVWTQCEPCAECFTQPLPRFDTAASNTVRSVACSDPLCKAHSEHGCFLHGCTYVSGYGDESRSFGHFLRDSFTFDDGKGGAVTMPDIGFGCGMYNVGKFLRTETGIAGFGRGPLSLPSQLKVRQFSYCFTDRFEAKSSPVFLGAAGDLKAHATGPTLSTSFVRNPSPNTDSSSYYFLSFKGVTVGETRLPVPESAFAIKADGSGGTIIDSGTDLTTFPDAVFRQLKSAFIAQVALPVNKTADEDDICFSWDAKKTAPMPKLIFHLEGADWDLPRENYVTEDHESGQVCVVVSTSGQRDMTLIGNFQQQNTHIVYDLAAGKLLLVPAQCDKL from the coding sequence ATGAACATGAAGGCATGCTTGTCCATGTTAACCTACCTTGTCTTCCTTACCTTCTTGttctcctggccggccacctcggCAGCCCTGCGCGCCCATCTCTCCCACATCGACAGTGGTCGCGGGTTCACAAAACGCGAGCTGCTCCACCGGATGGTCGTTCGGTCGAGGGCCCGTGCTGTCAATCTTTGCCCATATTCCCGAACGAACGCCCACCCGGCGACCGCACCGGTGGGACGCGTCAACACGGACGTAAACTCCGAGTACCTAATCCACTTGAGCATCGGCGCGCCACGCTCGCAGCCTGTGACACTGACGCTGGACACCGGCAGCGACGTCGTCTGGACGCAGTGCGAGCCCTGCGCCGAGTGCTTCACCCAGCCTTTGCCCAGGTTCGACACCGCCGCCTCCAACACCGTCCGCAGCGTCGCGTGCTCCGACCCTCTTTGCAAAGCCCATTCGGAACACGGCTGCTTCCTCCACGGGTGCACCTACGTCTCCGGTTATGGAGACGAATCAAGGTCATTTGGCCACTTCCTCCGGGACTCTTTCACCTTTGACGACGGCAAAGGCGGCGCGGTCACCATGCCGGATATTGGCTTTGGCTGTGGCATGTACAATGTCGGCAAATTTTTACGAACTGAGACTGGCATCGCGGGGTTCGGCCGCGGGCCACTGTCGCTGCCTTCGCAGCTCAAGGTCCGGCAGTTCTCCTACTGCTTCACCGACAGGTTCGAGGCCAAGAGCAGCCCCGTGTTCCTCGGCGCCGCGGGCGACCTCAAGGCGCATGCCACAGGGCCGACCCTCTCCACTTCGTTCGTACGGAACCCTTCTCCGAACACCGACAGCTCCTCCTACTACTTCCTCAGTTTCAAAGGGGTCACGGTCGGCGAGACGCGGCTGCCGGTTCCCGAGTCGGCATTCGCGATCAAGGCCGATGGCTCCGGCGGGACGATCATCGACAGCGGCACGGACCTCACCACATTTCCGGATGCCGTGTTCAGGCAGCTGAAGAGCGCATTCATCGCGCAGGTGGCACTGCCAGTCAATAAGACCGCGGACGAGGACGACATATGCTTCTCCTGGGATGCCAAGAAGACGGCGCCCATGCCGAAGCTCATCTTCCATCTGGAGGGTGCGGACTGGGACCTGCCGCGGGAGAACTACGTGACGGAGGACCATGAGTCCGGCCAGGTGTGCGTGGTGGTAAGTACGTCGGGCCAGAGGGATATGACGCTCATAGGCAACTTCCAGCAGCAGAACACGCACATCGTCTACGATTTGGCGGCAGGTAAGTTGCTCTTGGTGCCGGCGCAGTGTGACAAGCTGTGA